A stretch of Onychomys torridus chromosome 2, mOncTor1.1, whole genome shotgun sequence DNA encodes these proteins:
- the LOC118578736 gene encoding olfactory receptor 2A12-like, with protein sequence MQDFLWRNHSSLTEFVLLGFSSDRKINGILFGVFLLLYIITLLGNGLIITLIHVDSRLHTPMYFFLSVLSILDMGYVTTTVPQMLVHLVCEKKTISYIGCVTQMYIFLMLGITESWLFAIMAYDRYVAICHPLRYKVIMSPLLRGSLVAFCGFWGISCGLIYTVSAMILPYCGPNEINHFFCEVPAVLKLACADTSLNDQVDFILGFILLLVPLSLIIVVYINIFAAILRIRSTQGRIKAFSTCASHITVVTMFSIPCMIMYMRPGSESSPEEDKKLALFYNVISAFLNPIIYSLRNKDVKRAFFKVVGCGEVSG encoded by the coding sequence ATGCAGGACTTCCTCTGGAGAAACCACAGCTCTCTTACTGAGTTTGTTCTTCTAGGATTCTCTAGTGACAGGAAGATAAATGGCATTCTGTTCggtgtctttcttctcctctacATCATCACCCTCTTAGGCAATGGGCTAATTATCACCTTGATACACGTGGATTCCCgcctccacacacccatgtactttttcctcaGTGTCTTATCCATTCTGGATATGGGCTATGTCACCACTACAGTGCCCCAGATGCTGGTACATCTGGTCTGTGAGAAGAAGACCATCTCATATATTGGATGTGTGACTCAGATGTACATCTTCCTGATGCTGGGAATCACTGAATCATGGCTTTTTGCAATCATGGCTTATGATAGGTATGTGGCCATTTGCCATCCTCTCAGATATAAAGTCATCATGAGCCCTTTACTGCGTGGGTCACTAGTAGccttttgtgggttctggggtatCAGCTGTGGCCTTATATATACTGTTTCTGCTATGATTCTTCCCTATTGTGGCCCCAATGAGATCAACCACTTCTTTTGTGAAGTACCTGCTGTTCTGAAGTTGGCCTGTGCAGACACCTCTCTCAATGACCAGGTGGACTTCATCCTAGGCTTCATCCTTCTTCTGGTCCCACTCTCCCTCATCATTGTCGTCTACATCAATATCTTTGCTGCTATCTTGAGGATCCGTTCAACTCAAGGGCGAATCAAGGCCTTTTCCACCTGTGCCTCCCACATCACTGTGGTCACTATGTTCTCGATCCCATGTATGATTATGTATATGAGACCTGGTTCTGAGTCCTCCCCAGAAGAGGACAAGAAGCTGGCTCTCTTCTATAATGTTATCTCTGCCTTCCTCAACCCAATAATCTACAGCCTTCGTAACAAAGATGTGAAAAGGGCCTTCTTCAAGGTGGTAGGCTGTGGCGAAGTGTCAGGATGA